In Oryza sativa Japonica Group chromosome 3, ASM3414082v1, one DNA window encodes the following:
- the LOC4332207 gene encoding uncharacterized protein has product MREAVTVQVGGFANYVGSHFWNFQDELLGLADDPDADPVFKNDALDMDVLYRSGETHQGIPTYCPRLVSVGSRGSLGSLSSSGNLGQTSASADQLNVATWSGSVTRSVSKPHGRNLFLQSLVEEGQNPSTSNGASNSQKSVEDKDLIDCLENSVNFWTDYSKVQYHPQSLYELHGSWTDFDKFDNYGSAQEVVSDWSQIEEMNERLRFFVEECDHIQGIQFIVDDSGGFSSVAAQFLENIADDYTNTPVLLYCVRDPMTLGSSRRNQRESIMRALHDAVSFSKLSSFCNLMVPIGPPSLSRSYMSSYLYIQDEKPFHASAVCAAAIHSITVPFRLQRTGPSSDLAHSSGNLDIGELLHILSDQGRQNMVTALDVAMPAPSLTDRDAMGNIEMKLHSLTPEISDEDEDPYSVESLVVHGALDKGGQRTSISQVKGSVCSVYEARETKPKFSHLSASLCPLPVPLPFPSIFRGNIGRHGEILSDHAEESQPKGSLDIESIPMAARLRSSSAVLPFIERRSGSLQKHGVARGAIGSLVLRDWGFGREEVEDMAEHLAKLLGPFHPEMDLTSDSD; this is encoded by the exons aTGAGGGAGGCGGTGACGGTGCAGGTCGGCGGCTTCGCCAACTACGTCGGCTCCCACTTCTGGAACTTCCAG GATGAGTTGCTCGGGCTCGCCGACGACCCCGACGCCGACCCAGTCTTCAAGAACGACGCGCTGGACATGGACGTCCTCTACCGCTCCGGCGAGACGCACCAG GGTATACCCACATACTGCCCTCGTCTGGTGTCGGTTGGTTCTCGAG GGTCCCTTGGTTCTTTGAGTTCATCTGGtaatctcggtcagaccagTGCTTCTGCAGATCAGCTCAATGTTGCTACATG GTCTGGAAGTGTAACAAGATCAGTCTCAAAACCTCATGGGCGGAACTTGTTTCTGCAAAGCTTAGTTGAAGAAGGGCAGAATCCAAGCACTAGCAATGGTGCCAGCAACTCCCAGAAAAGTGTTGAGGATAAGGACCTGATCGACTGTCTAGAGAATAGCGTCAACTTTTGGACGGATTATTCAAAAGTTCAGTATCATCCTCAGAGTTTATATGAGTTACATGGGTCATGGACAGACTTTGACAAGTTTGATAACTATGGCAGCGCACAAGAGGTTGTTTCAGACTGGTCGCAAATAGAGGAAATGAATGAGAGGCTAAGGTTCTTTGTTGAAGAATGCGACCATATTCAG GGCATCCAGTTTATTGTGGATGATTCAGGAGGTTTTTCCAGTGTAGCTGCACAGTTTTTGGAGAACATTGCTGATGATTACACAAATACACCTGTATTGCTTTACTGTGTGAGGGATCCAATGACCCTTGGATCATCCAGGAGGAATCAAAGGGAGTCCATTATGAGAGCTCTTCATGATGCTGTTTCATTTTCAAAACTTTCGTCCTTTTGCAACCTGATGGTACCCATAGGACCGCCTTCATTAAGTAGAA GTTACATGTCATCGTATCTTTATATACAAGACGAGAAACCATTCCATGCTAGTGCTGTTTGTGCTGCAGCAATACATTCAATTACTGTTCCATTTAGATTGCAACGAACGGGCCCGAGTTCAGACTTGGCACATTCATCTGGTAATCTTGACATTGGTGAACTTCTGCACATTTTATCTGATCAAGGTCGGCAGAACATGGTTACTGCTCTGGATGTAGCGATGCCTGCCCCTTCTTTGACAG ATAGAGATGCTATGGGGAACATAGAGATGAAGTTGCACTCTTTGACCCCTGAAATCAGCGATGAGGATGAAGATCCTTATTCAGTTGAATCGCTGGTGGTTCATGGAGCTCTTGATAAAG GTGGGCAAAGGACTTCCATATCACAAGTGAAAGGCTCGGTATGTTCAGTCTATGAAGCCAGAGAGACAAAGCCAAAATTTTCCCATCTCTCAGCATCTCTTTGCCCCCTCCCTGTCCCCCTTCCGTTCCCGTCAATCTTCAGAGGCAACATTGGCCGGCATGGGGAGATCCTTAGCGACCATGCAGAAGAATCCCAGCCAAAGGGCTCACTCGATATTGAATCGATACCGATGGCGGCACGATTACGATCAAGCAGCGCCGTCCTGCCTTTCATAGAGAGGCGATCGGGGAGCCTCCAGAAGCACGGTGTCGCAAGAGGTGCCATCGGGTCTCTGGTCCTCCGTGACTGGGGCTtcgggagggaggaggtggaagacaTGGCGGAGCACCTAGCAAAGTTACTCGGCCCGTTTCACCCTGAAATGGATCTTACTTCGGATTCTGACTAG
- the LOC4332204 gene encoding U-box domain-containing protein 21, translated as MALLARRARKAVMAKAPAPLLQKRGGGAAAELAIPAHFRCPISLDLMRDPVTAPTGITYDREGIEAWLDTGRAVCPVTHAPLRHEDLVPNHAIRRVIQDWCVANRSRGVERIPTPKIPVTPVQASELLFDVAESAARRGAAGRAAGAVARVRALARDSERNRRCFVSVGTGRVLAAAFESLAAAGEAGVLEDVLAALVCMMPLDEEAARVLASSSSMGSLVAIAKHGSLAGRLNAVLAIKEAVSRDGAFVDLADDKVDKVVDALVVIIKAPICPQATKAAMVATYHLASSDERVAARVASTGLVPTLIEALVDADKSVSEKALAVLDAMLASEEGRASARGHALAMPALVKKMFRVSDVATELAVSAMWRLGCKASSGDEEAAATGCLVEALRVGAFQKLLLLLQVGCRDATKEKATELLKMLNKHKGLGECVDAVDFRGLNRLS; from the coding sequence ATGGCGCTGCTGGCGCGGAGGGCGCGGAAGGCGGTGATGGCgaaggcgccggcgccgctgctgcagaagaggggtggcggcgcggcggcggagctggcgATCCCGGCGCACTTCCGGTGCCCGATCTCGCTGGACCTGATGCGCGACCCGGTGACGGCGCCGACGGGGATCACGTACGACAGGGAGGGGATCGAGGCGTGGCTGGACACCGGGCGCGCGGTGTGCCCCGTCACCCACGCGCCGCTCCGGCACGAGGACCTCGTCCCCAACCACGCCATCCGCCGCGTCATCCAGGACTGGTGCGTCGCCAACCGGTCCCGCGGCGTGGAGCGCATCCCCACGCCCAAGATCCCCGTCACGCCCGTGCAGGCCTCCGAGCTGCTGTTCGACGTCGCggagtcggcggcgcggcgcggcgcggcggggcgcgcCGCCGGGGCGGTCGCCAGGGTCCGGGCGCTCGCGAGGGACAGCGAGCGGAACCGGCGGTGCTTCGTGTCCGTCGGCACGGGGCGCGTGCTGGCCGCGGCGTTCGagtctctcgccgccgccggggaggcggGCGTTCTCGAGGACGTCCTGGCGGCATTGGTCTGCATGATGCCGttggacgaggaggcggccaGGGTCTTGGCCTCGTCTAGCTCGATGGGTTCACTCGTCGCCATTGCCAAGCACGGGAGCTTGGCCGGAAGGCTGAACGCTGTGCTGGCGATCAAGGAGGCCGTGTCGCGGGACGGAGCGTTCGTGGACCTGGCGGATGACAAGGTCGACAAGGTCGTCGACGCGCTGGTCGTGATCATCAAGGCTCCGATCTGCCCGCAGGCCACCAAGGCTGCCATGGTCGCCACCTACCACCTGGCGAGCTCCGACGAGCGCGTCGCGGCGAGGGTAGCATCCACGGGGCTCGTCCCAACGCTCATCGAGGCCCTCGTAGACGCCGACAAGAGCGTGTCCGAGAAGGCCCTGGCGGTGCTCGACGCAATGCTCGCCTCGGAGGAAGGCCGCGCGAGCGCGCGGGGCCACGCCCTCGCAATGCCGGCCCTCGTGAAGAAGATGTTCCGCGTGTCCGACGTGGCCACCGAGCTCGCCGTGTCGGCGATGTGGCGGCTCGGCTGCAAGGCCTcctccggcgacgaggaggccgccgcgACGGGGTGCCTGGTCGAGGCGCTGCGTGTGGGCGCGTTCCAgaagcttctcctcctcctgcagGTGGGCTGCAGGGACGCGACCAAGGAGAAGGCCACTGAGCTGCTCAAGATGCTCAACAAGCACAAAGGGTTGGGGGAGTGTGTCGACGCTGTGGATTTCAGAGGGCTCAATAGGCTGTCATGA
- the LOC4332205 gene encoding uncharacterized protein, translated as MALQWMILACVVAAEAAVAVMLTLPAPRAVRKQIVGLTSMLLQPFAGILPFAAFQLLDIYWKNEHRLMCTSEICTADERIRFEKSIFKAQRNVILCVSACLLYWCIFRICKYNKDIKALEETEKRLKEE; from the exons ATGGCGCTGCAGTGGATGATCCTGGCgtgcgtggtggcggcggaggcggcggtggccgtgatGCTCACGCTCCCGGCGCCCCGCGCCGTGCGGAAGCAGATCGTCGGGCTCACCTCGATGCTCCTCCAGCCATTCGCCGGGATACTCCCCTTCGCGGCCTTCCAGCTCCTCG ATATCTACTGGAAGAACGAGCACAGGTTGATGTGCACCTCCGAGATTTGCACCGCTGACGAGCGTATCCGCTTTGAGAAATCC ATCTTCAAGGCCCAGAGGAATGTCATTCTTTGTGTTTCAGCATGCCTCCTTTACTG GTGCATTTTCCGTATTTGCAAGTACAACAAGGATATTAAGGCATTGGAGGAGACTGAGAAACGCCTCAAGGAAGAGTAG
- the LOC4332202 gene encoding uncharacterized protein, whose amino-acid sequence MNLSDDWRFLFPVSSVFAPPSLATSSAAAASYGPLLFSPLPPHATLLALPSPFQPPHPSRRGLRHLLRHFVRSTSFLPFADLDPLSGALLTAPSPPFPAPSNLLAVLRAPSSSRSLVVFFPSGENAEQVSYVTLDPVADPTTPLSHSVQSDGFMHPRHRIQQLATTASWSSWPSRSRDSSIEGFLLAATLYSVNWFKVESRGSGSPALVPAAKQAFDAAVVHACWSKHLQSECVVLLENGQLCWFDLDTRRGGKMKVGFGSKDDLGDWLSCEYGAQPWTVIVASTAAILLVDMRFGDHGEYKVLARVGMEGLFETDPFVKTQCYLAFCKAPFDDFLISVVTERHLMVFDIRRPLIPVLAWQHGLDNPNHIAMFRLSELRPSKEHEWASNSGFAILVGSLWSTEFNLFFCGPKEQDATENAPLYAWDLPSRISLIGQHCSCSIGLMEEVFKGVVPGHGSASQLIRNYIIGYHVLPNTMLESSFTGFALIRLTSSGKLEMQRFRASGDLHDDAICDESQHKSVGSSSSISLDTHGENFSERYEFLKLHYLSKFLKGNLRSSLENHDSDVNKRSRHIIISEDVSVFAKDNSASCSQSVSDFLCNASAPMNIFEIACQSILSRLSSDILLVAFSKYKDMLASTNKKRIYEYLEVPACFPNSNKLRPYLLAKSSSISWNLTSKAKSGNSLVGPVLPIPVLLAMEDSNKGIDSPSREDSSSVSHRCREVIEAFVPEISIANTDNCNGWSASQEVKDDKPYFVYEPQTDRPTLDEAARKKDKQTQKLDDPSCLHAPTAPPMDENFMTFVCGRAGIPHSGPEQAASNLFDFSPVRMKFESPAIDIQPAEEKVYKCLKKQFLAWQNDFKPYQDFCNSYQIQKPPQ is encoded by the coding sequence atGAACCTCTCGGACGACTGGcgcttcctcttccccgtctcctccgtcttcgcgccgccgtccctcgccacgtcctccgccgccgccgcatcatacgggcccctcctcttctccccgcTCCCGCCGCACGCCACGCTCCTCGCCCTCCCTTCCCCCTTCCAGCCGCCGCACCCCTCCCGGCGcggcctccgccacctcctccgccactTCGTCCGCTccacctccttcctccccttcgccgaCCTCGACCCCCTCTCGGGGGCGCTGCTCACCGCGCCGTCCCCGCCCTTCCCGGCGCCCTCCAACCtgctcgccgtcctccgcgccccctcctcctcgcggtccctcgtcgtcttcttccctTCCGGCGAGAACGCGGAGCAGGTCTCCTACGTTACCCTCGACCCCGTCGCCGACCCCACCACGCCGCTCTCCCACTCCGTGCAGAGCGATGGGTTCATGCACCCCAGGCACCGCATCCAGCAGCTTGCCACCACGGCGTCCTGGTCCTCGTGGCCGTCGCGGTCACGCGACAGCTCTATCGAGGGGTTTCTTCTTGCTGCGACGTTGTACTCGGTGAATTGGTTCAAGGTTGAGTCGCGGGGTTCTGGCTCCCCCGCGCTCGTGCCCGCGGCCAAGCAGGCGTTCGACGCTGCTGTTGTGCACGCGTGCTGGAGCAAGCATTTGCAGTCGGAGTGTGTAGTGCTGCTGGAAAATGGGCAGCTGTGCTGGTTCGATCTGGATACACGGCGTGGAGGCAAGATGAAGGTTGGTTTTGGCAGCAAGGATGACCTGGGGGACTGGCTAAGCTGCGAGTACGGGGCGCAACCGTGGACAGTGATCGTTGCGAGCACGGCGGCCATCCTTTTGGTTGATATGAGATTTGGGGATCATGGTGAATACAAGGTTTTAGCAAGAGTTGGGATGGAAGGGTTGTTTGAAACTGATCCTTTTGTCAAGACTCAATGTTACCTTGCATTCTGCAAGGCTCCGTTTGATGATTTTCTTATATCGGTGGTGACAGAGCGTCACCTGATGGTCTTTGATATCAGACGGCCTTTGATACCCGTGTTGGCTTGGCAGCATGGGCTTGATAACCCAAATCATATTGCTATGTTTCGATTATCTGAACTGAGGCCTTCTAAGGAGCATGAGTGGGCATCAAATTCAGGCTTTGCCATTCTGGTTGGTTCACTATGGAGCACTGAATTTAATCTATTCTTTTGTGGCCCTAAGGAGCAAGACGCTACAGAAAATGCTCCCCTATATGCTTGGGATCTTCCATCACGGATTTCTTTGATAGGTCAGCACTGCAGCTGCAGCATTGGACTTATGGAAGAGGTGTTCAAGGGGGTCGTTCCAGGACATGGCTCTGCATCTCAACTAATTAGGAACTACATCATTGGTTACCACGTGCTTCCGAACACAATGTTGGAGTCATCATTCACTGGCTTTGCTTTGATCCGTTTAACATCATCGGGGAAGTTAGAGATGCAAAGGTTCCGTGCCTCTGGAGATTTACATGATGATGCCATTTGTGATGAATCACAACATAAGTCTGTGGGTTCTAGCTCATCCATTTCTCTTGACACTCACGGAGAAAATTTTTCTGAAAGATATGAGTTTCTGAAGTTGCATTACCTATCTAAATTTCTGAAGGGCAATCTGCGCAGCTCATTGGAGAATCATGATTCTGATGTCAACAAACGTTCCCGCCATATTATTATTAGTGAAGATGTATCAGTATTTGCAAAGGATAACTCTGCGTCTTGTTCTCAGTCAGTTTCAGATTTCCTATGCAATGCTAGTGCGCCCATGAACATTTTCGAAATTGCATGTCAAAGCATATTGAGCAGACTATCTTCAGATATCCTTCTTGTTGCCTTCTCCAAATACAAGGACATGCTTGCAAGCACCAATAAAAAGCGCATATATGAATATCTGGAAGTTCCTGCATGTTTCCCAAATAGTAATAAACTTCGGCCTTACCTGTTGGCAAAATCTTCAAGCATTAGTTGGAATCTGACGAGCAAAGCAAAATCTGGAAATTCTCTTGTTGGTCCAGTACTCCCCATACCTGTTCTGCTCGCGATGGAAGATAGCAACAAGGGTATAGACAGCCCTTCTCGGGAAGATTCCAGCTCAGTAAGCCATCGGTGCAGAGAAGTTATTGAAGCCTTTGTTCCTGAAATATCAATTGCTAATACAGATAACTGTAATGGATGGTCTGCTTCACAAGAGGTGAAAGATGATAAACCATATTTTGTTTATGAGCCTCAGACTGATAGGCCCACTCTTGATGAGGCTGCTAGAAAGAAGGATAAACAAACACAGAAGCTAGATGACCCTTCATGTTTGCATGCTCCTACAGCACCACCTATGGATGAAAACTTTATGACATTTGTTTGTGGAAGAGCTGGAATTCCTCATTCTGGACCTGAGCAAGCTGCATCCAATTTGTTTGATTTCAGCCCAGTGAGGATGAAATTTGAGTCTCCAGCTATAGACATACAGCCTGCTGAGGAAAAAGTATATAAATGCTTGAAGAAGCAATTTTTAGCATGGCAAAACGATTTCAAGCCATACCAAGACTTTTGTAACTCATATCAAATACAAAAGCCACCGCAGTAG
- the LOC4332206 gene encoding small nuclear ribonucleoprotein SmD3b codes for MSRSLGIPVKLLHEAAGHVVTVELKTGEVYRGAMVECEDNWNCQLDNITFTAKDGKVSQLEHVFIRGSRVRFMIIPDMLKNAPMFKRLEARIRGKGSAIGVGRGRAVAMRARAAAGRGGGPVGRGGAPPVRR; via the exons atgAGCCGGAGCCTGGGGATCCCGGTGAAGCTGCTGCACGAGGCGGCGGGGCACGTGGTGACGGTGGAGCTCAAGACCGGCGAGGTGTACCGCGGCGCCATGGTGGAGTGCGAGGACAACTGGAACTGCCAGCTCGACAACATCACCTTCACCGCCAAG GATGGCAAGGTGTCGCAGCTGGAGCACGTCTTCATCAGAGGAAGCAGAGTGAG atTTATGATTATACCGGATATGCTCAAGAACGCACCCATGTTCAAGCGCCTGGAAGCAAGGATTAGG GGCAAAGGATCAGCTATTGGAGTCGGGCGTGGCCGTGCGGTTGCAATGCGTGCCCGG GCTGCTGCTGGTCGTGGTGGTGGTCCTGTTGGACGGGGTGGTGCACCTCCGGTGAGGAGATAG
- the LOC4332203 gene encoding translocase of chloroplast 34, chloroplastic codes for MSAAPIPREWVGLQQFPAATQTKLHELLGKLKEENVSTLTILVMGKGGVGKSSTVNSIVGERVATVSAFQSEGLRPMMCSRTRAGFTLNIIDTPGLIEGGYINEQAVEIIKRFLLGKTIDVLLYVDRLDAYRMDTLDDQVIRAVTNSFGKAIWRRTLVVLTHAQLSPPDGLDYNDFFTKRSESLLRYIRAGAGVSKRELGDFPLPIALVENSGRCKTNENGEKVLPDGTPWIPNLMKEITTVVSNGSKSIHVDQKLIDGPNPNNRWKMFIPLILMVEYFLVVKGIRRAIHADISNGKLDDWEQRYRDLVGSKDPVDQKGSSSGNRKA; via the exons ATGTCGGCGGCGCCGATACCCCGCGAGTGGGTGGGGCTGCAGCAGTTTCCGGCGGCTACCCAGACCAAGCTGCACGAGCTCCTCGGCAAGCTCAAGGAGGAG AATGTGAGCACATTGACAATTCTGGTGATGGGGAAGGGCGGGGTGGGGAAGTCATCCACCGTCAACTCCATCGTTGGCGAGAGGGTCGCTACTGTCAGCGCCTTCCAG TCCGAGGGTCTCAGGCCGATGATGTGTTCTCGCACCAGGGCAGGCTTCACCTTGAACATTATTGACACTCCTGGGCTCATTGAAGGTGGATACATCAATGAGCAGGCTGTTGAGATCATAAAAAG GTTTCTTCTGGGCAAGACTATTGATGTCCTCCTTTATGTGGATCGATTGGATGCATACAGAATGGACACGTTGGATGATCAAGTTATTAGAGCTGTCACCAATTCATTTGGAAAGGCCATTTGGCGAAGAACATTGGTTGTATTAACACATGCTCAGCTCTCACCACCTGATGGACTTGACTATAACGATTTCTTTACAAAAAGATCTGAGTCACTTTTGCGATACATTCGTGCTGGTGCAGGAGTCAGCAAACGAGAACTTGGG GATTTTCCCTTGCCAATTGCATTGGTGGAGAACAGTGGAAGGTGCAAAACTAATGAGAATGGAGAGAAG GTTCTCCCTGATGGAACTCCATGGATTCCGAACTTGATGAAAGAGATTACTACTGTTGTCTCAAACGGGAGCAAATCCATTCATGTTGATCAAAAGCTAATAGATGGTCCAAATCCCAACAATCGCTGGAAGATGTTCATACCGCTCATCCTTATGGTGGAG TACTTTTTGGTTGTAAAAGGCATCCGAAGGGCCATTCATGCTGACATATCAAACGGGAAGCTAGATGACTGGGAACAGCGTTACAGAGACTTGGTTGGAAGCAAGGACCCGGTAGACCAGAAAGGTTCATCATCCGGCAACCGCAAGGCTTGA